One genomic region from Candidatus Nanopelagicales bacterium encodes:
- a CDS encoding YdcF family protein produces MVRGLVAAGVAVALVAALAIGSVVSAARTDDHAHTDAIVVLGASQYWGTPSPVFANRLDHARELFKEGVAPMIVTVGGGIPGDKTTEAEAGADYLVRSGVPGAAVTAVAVGSDTITSLEAVAQRATKKGWTTVTLVSDRAHLGRSRAIAEAVGFDEARVSGPASGDGSNLGFDYVLREAGGQLRFYAWDRWMIDSPRQAPASK; encoded by the coding sequence ATGGTTCGCGGGCTCGTCGCTGCCGGTGTCGCCGTGGCTCTGGTGGCGGCCCTTGCGATCGGCAGTGTGGTGTCCGCTGCCCGTACTGATGATCACGCGCACACTGACGCGATTGTCGTTCTGGGCGCGTCTCAGTACTGGGGAACGCCGTCACCGGTCTTCGCGAACCGGCTAGATCACGCCAGGGAGTTGTTCAAGGAGGGGGTTGCTCCCATGATTGTCACCGTCGGTGGCGGAATCCCTGGGGACAAGACGACTGAGGCCGAGGCTGGCGCGGACTACCTTGTCCGGTCTGGTGTGCCGGGGGCTGCTGTCACCGCTGTCGCGGTGGGCTCAGACACGATTACCTCGCTGGAGGCCGTAGCGCAGCGGGCCACCAAGAAGGGCTGGACGACAGTGACTTTGGTGTCCGATAGGGCGCATCTGGGGCGTTCCCGAGCCATCGCCGAAGCTGTTGGCTTCGATGAAGCTAGAGTCAGCGGCCCCGCATCGGGGGATGGTTCGAATCTCGGATTCGACTACGTGCTCAGGGAGGCGGGCGGACAGCTCAGGTTCTACGCATGGGACCGATGGATGATCGACTCGCCACGCCAAGCGCCCGCCAGCAAGTGA